The Erpetoichthys calabaricus chromosome 5, fErpCal1.3, whole genome shotgun sequence genome has a segment encoding these proteins:
- the LOC114641572 gene encoding zinc finger protein 107-like, translating to MASGKDDEMTDDRPARIKQEDCEWGTPSGVSVKAEECEVSISVLKEEEGERKIADLKSEESEDFLVTLALQKHETGSAFKEGGCGEFHSSALPWVTETGQPATWENSVETKDKLFGLEEKINEGKGRGEEKEQQSCRSMEINFQENNIFFPPSSAQTSVKCKLEQTQDNENEMRSTIRSACLPPGSFQHTCLPAAKKVKTETINSEHLHVHNTNQEALLQHNSNSKDHKWTETRPKPYACSECGKLFSHSNSLHRHKKIHTGEIPYCCPECGKRFLQMSSLKSHTRIHTGEKPYCCSECGKRFLQKCHLQDHVRIHSGEKPYCCTECGKQFLQVSHLQSHIRVHTGEKPHSCAECGKLFSHRSGLYSHKIIHTGEKPHCCCECGKRFSNSSKLNRHMRVHIRETNKP from the exons ATGGCGTCGGGAAAAGATGACGAGATGACGGATGACAGACCGGCCCGCATTAAACAAGAGGACTGCGAGTGGGGCACACCCAGTGGTGTGTCTGTCAAGGCAGAGGAGTGCGAGGTTAGCATCTCAGTTTTGAAAGAGGAGGAGGGCGAACGCAAGATTGCGGATCTCAAATCGGAGGAGTCGGAAGATTTCTTAGTTACGCTTGCACTACAAAAGCACGAAACTGGGAGTGCGTTCAAAGAAGGGGGTTGTGGTGAATTTCATTCCAGTGCCCTGCCCTGGGTCACTGAAACGGGACAACCGGCTACCTGGGAGAATTCAGTGGAAACGAAGGACAAGTTATTTGGGCTTGAAGAGAAAATCAACGAAGGGAAGGGGCGAGGAGAAGAAAAAGAGCAGCAGTCGTGTCGGAGCATGGAGATAA ATTTCCAGGAGAACAACATCTTCTTCCCACCCTCCTCTGCTCAGACCTCTGTCAAGTGCAAGCTGGAACAGACACAGGACAACGAAAATGAGATGAGATCCACAATTAGATCAGCGTGTTTGCCACCTGGCTCTTTCCAGCATACTTGTCTCCCTGCTGCtaagaaagtaaaaacagaaaccaTCAACAGTGAACACCTACATGTGCATAACACAAATCAAGAGGCTTTGCTCCAACACAATTCTAATAGTAAAGATCATAAGTGGACTGAAACGAGACCGAAGCCCTAcgcctgttctgaatgtgggaagctATTTTCACACAGCAATAGTCTTCacagacacaaaaaaattcacacgGGAGAGATTCCGTactgctgtccagaatgtggtaaacgattcttACAAATGAGCAGTCTGAAAAGCCACACGAGAATCCACACTGGCGAaaaaccttattgctgttctgagtgtgggAAGCGATTCTTACAAAAGTGCCATCTTCAAGACCACGTCAGAATTCACAGTGGAGAGAAGCCTTATTGTTGTACTGAGTGTGGCAAACAGTTCTTACAAGTCAGCCACCTACAGAGCCACAtcagagttcacactggagagaaacctcaCAGCTGTGCAGAGTGTGGAAAATTATTCTCCCACAGGAGTGGCCTTTATAGCCATAAAATAATTCATACTGGGGAGAAGCCGCATTGCTGTTGTGAGTGTGGCAAGCGTTTCTCAAACAGCAGTAAGCTTAATAGACACATGAGAGTTCACATCAGAGAGACAAACAAACCTTAA